The genomic window ATCATGAGAGCGTTGTGCTCTTCACATACAAAGGTCCGGACTTTGGTACAACCGGTCTTTTCAGGATGGTATCGGTCTGTAACAGGTTGTAACGGGGAGAGAGGGAGACGGGCTGGTAATTTTCGCTTTTCATACCAAGCGAAGATGGGTTTCTTTATTCTCTTTTTCTACTTACCCCCCAAGACCTGGGCGATGTGCATCTGGGTTTCTGCTTAAATGAGCATATAATTAACGGTTTGCATATATGTGCAATAACAGATTAGAATTACGTACCTTATCGCTTAGCATAAGGTCTTTTAGAGGCACCGACATTCGATTTACCACTTCACTTGCAATTGAAACATAAACGCTGTTGTAAGCCGTACTTCTCATTCCACGTCACTGAAACTTCTAACTCCAATCCTTGTTGTCCCATTAGTTTCTGGTATATGTATTGGACTTGGAACTTCAGTCGAGTTGAACTCTTGTTTCTGTTTCGAGCAGATTTTTCTAAAGTCGCATTCCTCACATTTACCATTACTTGGTCTCATAGGAAATTCTCCGTCAAGAATTCGATTAACAGCCCACTCTATATTTTGAATAGCAGATTCAATAGCTTCATCTGTAATCGGAACATTTACTCTATTTGGTACCTCTTCCGTATTTGGTGCTTTTAGTAAATGAACCGAACCTGTTTTCGCATTCTCTCCTAAAACTATGTCTGCTGCATAAGCATAAAGCTGAACTTGCAATGAGAGATTTATCCAGAAAAAGGGATTTAACTGTCCCTCAGGAAAATCCATTGACTTGAAATCTATTACTCTTGCTTCTAAAATATTTCCATCATTATCCTCTCGTAATAGTAAATCGATTGAACCTGTAATTAATGCTTTATCAGCTTTTAACTCAAAACGCTGCTCTAATGATCGGCTTTGCACAAAATCTTCTGGATAACCTTCTGCATAATTACCTACTAAAAGTTTTGAGGCATTTCTGGCTCTTTCATAAGGTCCTTCTCTTTCAGGATCTCTTGATGGAAACACATGTTTTAAATGAAAAACATCCTCAGCAATTTCTTCAGCTTCTTCTCGTGTCGGTGCAGTATTTGAAAAAAGTTGATGAGTCCTATTAATAGCAGTATGAGTAGTTAATCCATAACCAAATAACTCAGGTACAGCAGGACTGTAGCCGTAAATTTTACGAAATTTATACTTCATCGGACACTCTAAATAGTCCTTAATTTCTGTAAAACTTGTAGGCATTGACTCTTCGTCTATACGAGGGCGTTGTTCTACTCTCTCTATATTATCGGGTAAATTGTTTAAGTCAGTAACTATTGCAGGGTTATTAAGTCCTTGGATTCTCAGCTTATACGGACTAGGTCTTTTTTCGGTGGTTAGACCTGGTTGAATTTTACTGCCAGTTATATATAAAAATCTTTCTGCTCTAGTCAATGCGGTGTAAAATAATCTTGCTTCACCTGAATTATTGCTCTGATACAAGCCTCTGTTCAAGGCATTTTGAATTAGGTTAATCGGTAACCAGCCTCGATAACCTCGGTTGTCTCCTGGGAATCTTCTATTAACAACATCAATAATAAATACCACTGGGAATTCAAGCCCTTTCATTTTATGGACTGTCGAAATTGTAACCGCATCAGGTCTCGACATAAGCTCTACTTGGGTTGTATCATATCCAGATTCGGCTACATTTTCGAGAAAATTTAACACACTTTGGTATCTATGGCCAGTATCAATACTTACAAACACCTTTTCAACATCCAAAATAATTCCACTGAACACACCCAAATCACGCATTACTTGTTCTTGATTCTGAAACTGTGTAGTTGAAACTCTAAATGCTTCTAATAATTCATGAACTAATAATTGAGGATAGACCTTTCTTCTAGCTCCGCCAATTGGTCTATGAATTTGGTTATTCCAATCAGCTAAAATTTCTAAAAATCGATTTAAATCAGCATTTGGGAAGACGGGTAATATATTCGAATTGAAAAAATTTATTGCTTCTCTTCGTGGATATCCGGGAGACCTTAAAAGCCCCATTGAATCTCTAAGTGTTCTTGCATGAAGTCTTTCAAAAATTGACCCTTCTGCTTCGATTAGGTAATTAATATCAGCATCTGTAAGCGCATTAGTGTATTCTCGATGATATGGTGCACCACCATTTCGAGTACCACCTTGCACTGAACGCATCAATATTGCAATGTCAGATTTAGAAAGACCTCTTTCTGACCCGTCAGTTTCTATGTATTTAGTTCCAAGCAATTGATTTATTCGGTTAGCAATCCACTCAGCTTCATCTTGCTTAGTGTCAAACCAAAGGTTTCCGAAGTGCTGAATATTCCCATCGGAGTTTGAAACTGGTGCTTTATCAATTCTTGCAGTACTTAGTTCAAGCTGAATAAATCTGTCTGATGTGGAGACTATAGTACTTGTGCTTCTAAAGTTTGTAGATAGGGTATGGGTAGAGCAATTTGGGTATCTCTGGTCAAAATCAATTATGTTTCGAACATCTGCACCTCTCCAACCATAAATGGATTGATCATCGTCACCTACTACAAATAAAGAATTGAGGCGGCTGTATAATCCCCTGATTAAACGTTCTTGGGAAATATTAACATCTTGATACTCATCAACCATTAGATGCATGGCATTTTCCAGTGCTGCATTTATTTCTGGATTATTATTTTCTAGTGCTTCAACAACCAATCGAATCATTAAAGAGAAGTCAATGTATTGGTCAGAGTTTAATCTATTACCTATATTTTTAAGGCAAGAACCCAATGAGACATCTTCTAATTCAATTTCATCAAGAGATAACATTTCATCATTAGCCATCTTCCAAGCATTCGAGACTTCAGCAATGGTCTGGAACATTCTAGCATTTCTAGTATCTGCTAAAATGTTCAATCCTAATTCATAATATCTTGACAGCAAAAACAACTTCAATCGGTTCTCATCAAGTACTTCATATTGCCGATATTTCGCATTCATGGAGCCTAAAAGATTTTGGCAAAAAGCATGTATTGTTCCTATGTACATTGCTCCAACTAAAGCCACAGGTAGTCCAGCTTTTTCAAGGGCAGATGCAACTCGTCTTTTTATAGATTCAGCGGCTTTTTCTGTAAAAGTAAACGCAATTACGCTCTCTGGCTTTGCACCTTCATGAATTAGTCTGGCGATTCTGAAGGACAGAGTCCTTGATTTTCCTGATCCAGCACAAGCCAAACATAAAATTTCATTTGTGTCATCAATAACAGCATTGTATTGGTCATCAGTTAATGATAAATCAATAGCGGAATAAGTGTCTCTGAAAAGTGGCATTTAAAAATTCTTTTGTTGAAGGTGAGTCAGAATGTGTGATTTGATATTCTCAGCTTGGATTTTACTGAACTCAGGTGGTAATGCATTCCCAATCATCAATGCAATTTTTGTCCTCGGAGCATCAATTGGAAACTTATATGTCTTTGGGAATGATTGAAGCATGGAAGCTTCTCTGGCTGAAATACATCTATCTTGCTCTGGATGAAGAAAGCGACCTTTGGAAGGGTTTAAACAACCACCCGTGATTGTTGTCGAAAAATCATCCCATCTCAACCGACCATATACGTCATTAAAACCTACATTTTCTTTTTGATGACATTTTAATTGCCGGTCTTTACCTAAATCTTTCCTACTCCCACCATTTTTGGGAATATCTTTAATCAAATTCAATATTTCATCTGAGTGATTAGGAAAAATCTGATGTAATGGGTCTTTTGAGTTCTCAGGTTTTGGGAGTTTACCTATAACTTGCCTAACAGTTTTTTTCTTTTTTGTTGGTTCTGCAATTTTTAACGGTGCTAATCTAGAACCAACTAATACCAATCTTTTTCTGCTTTGAGGCACACCGTAGTCTTTAATGTTAACTATTTTCCAATCTGGTTTATAGTATCCTGCTTTTTCTAATTCTTTGAGTGCGGATTTAAATGATTTGTCAAGTGCTAAACCGGGCACATTTTCCATCATGAAAGTGTAAGGTTTTAATTCTTTCACAAATCGTACAAACTCATTAATTAGCTGATTTCTTTCGTCTTCAACAGGTTCTGGCTTATTAAGCCTTCGTATTGAACTGAATCCCTGACAAGGTGGGCAACCAGCAAGTAAATGAATCGTTTTGTTGCCAAGTTCTTTCTTAACATTCTTAGTTGAAATGTTTCTAATATCGTCAGTAATGACTTTGGTCTTTTTATGATTCAGTTTATAAGCCTTTGATGCAAGCTCATCAATTTCAAAAGCAAGCTGTGTCTGGAAACCAGCCTTGTGAAGTCCTTCGGTCAGTCCTCCAACTCCACTAAATAAATCTATTGATATCAATTTCATATGTCGAATATCGGTTTTTCTAATATGGCTTACGTTTTACGTATTGGCGATGGTGGGGCATTTGGAAAACGTCAGCCCAACACTTGCACAAATACCCAATTGAAATACAAATGTTGAATGTGCAACTGTCAGCCCCACTATTGCCAATACGATGTTAGCACTTGTTTTTATCATTTTGTTTCTGGATACCACCAGCCTTCGTGTTTACGTTTATATTCTTTCCCTCGGTCGTCGATAATTACAATCTCACAGACAAAAGGACTTTCCAAATAGTCTGCATTTCCTAAATGTGGTCTTGTTTGTTTTAAATCAAATTCTTTTGTCATTGTCGCTGAACTCACAAAGTCCATTGTCGAGCCGCTATTTTCAACTAATGTTGGAAACCATTTATTCCAATGCTCTATAGATTGCTTGATTTGGTTAGTTAAAAGTTCAGTTGGTTCGGCTATGTTCTTTAAAATGTCAACTGTCAATTTACAGCAATTAGTCTTGCGAGCCTGTTTTAATAAGTGTCCCATAAAATAGTCTTCATTTATGTAGTTCATTAAACTAATAAATGAATGTCCGAAGTTGTGAGAAACACTTTTTAAAGGTTTATGACTTGTCATTTCGTGATTTTTTATGGCCAAATAAATTCTTTCGCTTTTGGACTTTCTGGGTCAAACCATTCATCAGCAATTTCTTGAAAAATTGGTTGTCCTTTTTTGTCGGTTCTTGTTTGAATTAAATCCCCGACAGGTGCACCGTGTAAATATCTCAGTCGTCCAGTTGAGTCGAACTTAATCTTTCCGTCATTAAGCAACGCATCAAATTTTGGCCAATTCTTGATATTGTCTTTCGTTATTCTAATTCTGTCCATTGTTTATTGGTGTCGCTCTAAAATTGGTGCTAACGTTTTGCAGCTACCCGAAGGGCGGGACTATTACCACAAAACTTGATTTGAAAAACTAATGTTTGATTAACCACAAAACTGTCTTTGGAACACGAAACCCCGCCTTTTGGGTAGGTGCTGTTATGCCTAGTTATTTTATAGTTCATTGTACTTTTTGTTCGACCCTTTGCTTTTGTCTACTAGGTATTTTAAATCATTCTTATTCACTTTATTTTTTACAGCACTTTCAATGTCTATTCCAAATTCGTCACTGATATATGTGAGAAAAATAAAAATGTCGGCTATTTCGTCAGCGATTTTTTCTTTTGGAATTAGATTTATTTCTTGTTCATTTTTCCATAAAAACAATTCATTAAGTTCAGCAACTTCAATACCTAGTCCTAACAATAGGTCTTTTATTTTATGAAACTGTTTCCAATCTCTTTTTTGCCTAAATTCTATAATCAAGGCTTTTAACTCATTAATATTATTACTCATTTCTAAATTCAAATTTTTTAGACTTTAGCGCTTCTTTTGAAGGGTGTAGATTAATATTTTCTGGTAAACGAATTGTTGTCCCATTAAGTTTTTGATAGTATTCAGATTTTACTTCTGGGCTAATGTGAATTTTAAATGACTCATCAATATACAACAATCCATTGTCGTATAATTTATGTAAATCTACTCTAAGTAATAAACCATTTTTAACGTGATTTGAATTTTCGTCAAAATATGGTTGAATATGAGCCGCTTCAAGTAATTCAGGTGTTGTTTCATTTGTAATGCAGCATTTGTTTGAATATGCAGTTGTTATAATTGCTCTGAAATTTCCTTGACCCTTTCGTTCAGTTACAAGTCTTGATTTTTTTAGTTTTTCTAGTGTGGTCGGTAAAAGTTCAAATTCTTTTACCATTGATTCTGTAGCAATTTCAAGTGGATCATTTTCATTGTAGTACTTTATTTTTACAATGAATCTTGAAAAATCAATCTCATAGTTGTCTAAATCCAAAAATTTGTCATCATCATAATAGACAGCATTTGTTAATACTATACAACCAATTTCGGAATCTGTTACACTTCTTTCGTCTGAACTGTTGGAGGCTTTATACTTATCTAATCGGTCAATTAAATCCTGTTTACTTGTACAACCATTTTTGAAGCCGTATTTATTCCAAGCGTCATTAACAGACATATTTTTATACTCAACAAATTGACCATAACCACCAATTTTTCTTATTGGTGATTTCAACATAAAGTACAATTTGTCGCCACTAGCAAGGCGAGAAACATTCCATGGTGTTGGTGTCCAAAAATTAATTTCCGAATTCAATCCTTCGGTTCGGAGGAACTTAAACCATTCTATATCAGTCGGTGAAATTGCAAACATTGTCGTTTTTTATAATTAGGCATAACTCGTTTATAGCTCTCTAAAACATTCCCCAATCCGACTAATTTAGATGGCTATGGGAATGTTTAAGCCGTTCACTCACAGTAGATCAGTTTTTTCCAGAAGCCTACGAAATGAATGTCTATCCTCATGGATCGTCTGTCAAACGTATTTGTCTTTCCCGGGCATCTCATTAACTCATTTTTAACCAACCGTTAAAGTAACAGACCCTGTTCACTTTTTCAAGAGGGTTTGCAACGTGCGTCGTTTGGTAACAAACCGGTAACAGGCGGGCAGGAAAGGAAGGGGAACCGGTGAGAGTAAGAACCCTCACCGGGTGGGTAAGTGATCAGCGGCCGGAAGTGAGGCTCCCTTCCGGCTGGCAGAAGGGGTTACCGAAGCTGGTAAATTCGGGTCGAGGTGCCCGGTATTTTAATTTTCATGTTTCCGGGCAGGGTTTCTTCCCCGCCGTTCATGAGGTCGAACAGACTGGCAAAGGGGGCGGTGTCTGGTTTAATCATGGACAGATCGAGCTCCTTCGAGAGAAAGGCCGTGTTCACCACCACCAGAATCCGGTCATTGCCCGATTCCCGTAAGTACCAGTACAGATCGCCCTTCGGCGGATACTGAACGGTTTTGCCTTTGGTCAGCGCCGGGTGGTTCTTGCGCAGACTGATCAGCTTTTGGGTGTAATTGAAGATCCGGTTTTCCTGCTCGGTCCGTCCGGAGGCCGAAAAAGCATTTCGTTTATCCGACTTCCATCCACCGGGGAAATCCTCCCGGATGGTTCCGTGATCGGGTCCGCCATACAGCCCCAGTTCGGTTCCGTAGTAAATCGAGGGAACACCGCGCACGGTGAACAGAACCGACAGCGCCATCAGGAATTTATCCACATCCTTATCGGCCTGATACATGAGACGTTCCACATCGTGATTATCGAGAAACGTGAGCAGACGGTTCGGCTCGGGGTACAAAAAGTCCTGGGTGAGGGCATGGTACAGCGGCTTGGGACTTTTTTCATACGCCACCAGCCGTTTGGCCGCTCCGTAAAAGCCGAAATCGGTAACCGATTCCATGTGGGTGTCGATGGGAGACAGCGGATTTCCACCCTGGAAGACCGATACATAAACGGGATTTTCAATCCAGACTTCACCCACGATGGTGAGAGTGGGATACTCACGCTTCATGGCCTGATTCCACGCCGATTGATAGTCGAGGTAGGCATACGGATAGGTGTCTTCCCGGATGCCGTGCAGACCGGCAAACTCCACCCACCAGATGGTGTTCTGAATCAGGTAGTTGGCCATGAACGGATTCCGCTGATTCATGTCGGGCATGTAGGGAGAAAACCATCCCTGCTGTTCCACATTCCGTGACTGAACGTCGCCGTAACGGTCCACCAGATTTTCCTTCTGATGGATGGGTTTCAGATAACCCGCCTTTGAACCGTGAATCCAATCCTTAAACGGCAGATCATTCATCCACCAGTGTTCAATCCCGATGTGATTGTTCACGTGATCCACAATGATTTTCATATCCCGTTTACGGGCTTCATCGACCAGTTGCCGGTACTGGTCATTGGTTCCGTAGCGCGGGTCGATTTTATAAAAGTCGGTGGCGGCATACCCGTGATAGCTGATTTTTCCGCGGTTTTCCACCAGCGGATTGATCCAGACGGCGGTGACGCCAAGTTCCTTCATGTAATCCAGGTTGTTGATAATCCCCTGAATGTCTCCGCCATGGCGTCCGAAAGGATCTTTCCGGTCCACGCCTTCCAGCAGACCTTCCACCTGATCGTTGGAAGGATCGCCGTTGGCAAACCGGTCGGGGGTGATCAGATACACCACATCTTCACTGTTAAAGCCGGTGTAGCGCTTTTCGGGGCTTTCCCGTTTCCACAGTTCATAGTCGATGGTCACCGGTTTCTGACCCGGCTTGGTGATTTTGAACTGATACGTGCCGGGTTTAAGCGAATCGGCAATGCCGATATCGACAAACAGGTAGTTCGGGCTGTCGGCCGGGTGCACCTTCTGAACCGTCAGTCCGGGATGTGAGCTGGTTACCTCACTGCCTGCCAGGTCTTTTCCGTGAATGAGCAGCTGCAGCGGAGCCCATTTCATCCCGACCCACCAGTTCAGCGGCTCCACGCGCGAAACCGATGGTTGATTCGCCAGCAGGGAAGTGGCTGTCAGCAGTGCAAAAAGGAGAGAGGTGGTTTTCACGTGTGGTCCTTCCTTACAAAGGGGTTTACATCCGTTCGGGTGCCTGAATGCCCAGAATCCTGAATCCGTTGGCCAGCACAATCCGGGTGGCTTCGCACAATGCTAACCGTGCATCGGACAGATCCGGTTCCACCCCGATCACATAGTTCGAATGATAGAACTTATGGAATTGGGTGGCCACATCGTTCAGATAGGTGATGAGACGGTGCGGTTCGCCCGAGGTGGCGGTCATGAGAACGGTATCGGGAAACTGAAGCAGCAAACGAATCAGATCCAGTTCATCCGCATTTCCGAGCGGTGACAACTCCCGGCCGGTTTCCCAGCGGTGAAGACCGGCTTCGGCCGCCTTCCGGATAATGCCCGAAATACGGGCGTGTGCATACTGCAGGTAGAAAACCGGATTTTCGTCGGTCTCTTTCCTGGCCAGTTCCAGATCGAAATTCAGGTGCGAGCCCATGCTGCGCATCAGGAAGAAGAACCGCACCACATCGGGACCCACTTCATCGGTGAGCCAGTCGAGCGTGATAAAATTGGCCTTCCGTGTGCTCATTTTGATGATTTCATCTCCCTGAGTCACGGTAACAAACTGGTGGATCAATACCCGGATCCGGTCGGCATCGTAGCCGAGAATTTTCAGCGCCAGCAGCACATCGGGGTAGGTGGCAATGTGATCCGATCCGAACAGATCGATGACCAGATCAAATCCCCGTTCAAATTTCTGAATGTGGTAGGCGATGTCAGGCAGCCGGTAGGTGGGTTCGCCGGTGCTTTTCACCAGCACTTTATCCTGCTCGTTCCCGAAATCGGTGGTTTTAAACCAGACCGCCCCATCCTTGTCGTAAATGACGCCCTTGTCGCGCAGGCGCTGAAGGGTGGAATCGACATGACCGTTCTCGTACAGCGAATTTTCGTTGTAGTACACATCATGACCGATCCCGAGACGGGTGCATGAATTCCGGATGTCTTCAAAAATGACTTTTTCAGCCCGGTCTTTAAACGGGGTCACATCGTCTGATGACCGCAGACTGTCGCCATGATCCTGAATTATTCCGGCCGCAATGTCTTTGATGTACTCACCCTGGTAGTAATCGTCGGGGAAGGAAATGGTTTCACCCAGCAGTTCCAGGTAGCGCAGGCGGACCGAATCACCCAGCACCCGCATCTGGCGGCCGGCGTTGTTAAAATAATATTCACGGATGACTTCATAGCCAATCCACTGCATCAGGTTGGCAAGGGTATCTCCCAGCACCGCCTGGCGGCCGTGTCCGATGGTGAGCGGTCCGGTCGGGTTGGCCGATACAAACTCGACCATCGCCTTTTTACCGGCACCCACGTTGTGACGGCCATAGGCGTTCCCTGCCTGTAGCAAGTCGTTTAATTGGCGGAAATAAAAGGCAGGTTTCAGGCGGAAATTGATAAAACCAGGTCCGGCAATCTCGGGCTGATCCAATTCAGCAGACGGAATCTCCATGGCGGCGACCATTTCACGAGCCACCAGTTGCGGATTCTTCTTCTCTCTTTTTGCAATGGTAAACGCACAATTGGTCGACCAGTCGCCGTGTGCCGGGTTGTTCGGCACTTCAAAATGGACATCTCCCGGCTGATAGGCATAGCCGGTCTTCTTCAGCGCCGCCGTGACCAGATCGGACAGAAATGCTTTCACGACTGGCTCCCGGATGGAGTGATCTTAATACCCGATACCGTGTCCTCCACGCGTTCATAAGGGGCATCGGCCCATAACCGGTCCAGACCGTAGAAATCACGCGCATCCTTATAAAACACGTGAACCACCACATCGACATAGTCGAGAAGAACCCACTTCAGATTGGAATACCCTTCGGTGTGCCACGGTTCCCATCCGGCTGCCGTCAGGCTGGCATCCACCGAATCGGCAATGGCTTTCACCTGCGGATCGGATCCGGCGGTGCAAACCACAAAAAAATCGGTGATATCGGTAAGGCCTTTCAGGTGGATGATTTTTACATCTTCGGCCTTTTTATCCAGCGCAGCGGTGGCTGCTTTCAGGGCAAATTCATGGGCAACCGATACACTATCGGTTCTTTTTTGTTTCTTACTGGTTTTGATCATTCTTACTTTTTATTAAATGGGGTGAGCGACTTGAAGTCTTTGCCGATGACCACGGTCAGGTCGGCATAATATTCCCAGCTGACCTGGGTGAGTATACGGGCGGCCGGCAGTCCGAGACCATCGGCCAGCTTTTTAGCAGCAGCTTTATCGCCGATCCGGTCAATCACCACCGATTCAGCCACGTTGAACGAGGAATAATTCCCCTTATCAATCACATCGAATCCCTGCTGGCGTAAAAACGCCACCACCTGATCGGTTACCTTCGGAACCCCGTTGCCATTGAGCACCTGAATCTGAATGACCAGTTTCGGATCGATTTTTTCGGGATCCAGATCGGATGGCTGAGGAGGCTGGGTACTGAAATTCACGATCAGCATGATGATAAAAATCAGCGACAGGCTTCCCAGCACGCCGATAATGATCATCAGGGATTTGGATTGAGGTGGTTCAGGAAGAAGCGGTTCGTTCCCGGTTGGGTTCTGAATGGAGTCGTCTGGTCCGGTCATTAAAACCCATTCCAGGGAGAGTCATGCAGCCAGGAGGAGCCAAATCGGCTGTATCCGAACGGGCGGTCCCACCAGCCGGCATATCCGGCAGGAATCTGGTGATATCCAAATTGAACCGTGGTCGAAGCAGAAGGTTTCCAGGTCAGCGAGAGATTTTTGAGATACACCTGTGCGACTGAACCGGAGTAGGCGGCCGCCTGTGAACCAAACGGATCATGCATCACGCCGACATCCATTCTGAGCCAGACAGGTGAGTTGAACTGATACAGCATGGTTCCGGTGTATTCACCACCCGATACGGACCGTCCGCCACCCGACATCCACGACAGACTGTAAGAATGGTGCAGATCGAGGCGGGAGAGATCGATCACCGGCGGGCGCGATGCCTGGCTGAACAGCGACGGTCCGGTCATCACCGGGGCCGGTCTGGCCATCTGCGCAGAGACCACCGGGGCCATCAGCAGAAGTGAAATCAGAAATACCGGAATTTTCATAGATGGAATTTACGAATCAGGTCCCCGTTTTTCAATTTGCCGACCGGGGAACCGACTCAGGGCTTGCCGAAGTTCACCACCCGGAAGTGGAAGCGGTCCTGCTGACGTTCATCATCGAGACGGTATTTTCTCAGCTCGGGATGCGTGGCCAGAAATTTCCTGAATCCGGCATCCTTCGAGGCTTTCACTGCCAGCAGGGAATCGACGGGAACGCCGGCCCGGATGGCGAACAGATATTGATTGGCCTCGGCCAGCGTCATGATGTCGGCCGGTTCCTTCACCTGAATCACCTGATCGGGTACGGTGGGATGCCACATGCGGCTCTGTGTCTGAACCACCCGGTAATCCATGGCCTTTCCGGTTTCAGGGCCTGTGGCCGTCAGCACCGGTAAACCGGGGAAAATCAGACGAACCCCACGGACGGTCAGCTCATCCACCGGGACCAGCGCATACACCGGCAATTCCCTGCTCACCTGAACGCGGTCGGTAAACTCGGGTAAGGTGATCACCATGGTGGCTGTTGCACGATCGTCGGGACGGCTGAACATCGCAGCCAGGTCCGATTTCAGTTCGGCAGTCTTCTTTGCTCCCAGCCGGGAAACCACCCATTCCTCCATCAGTTCGCGCATCCGGAATACATCCGGATCGAGAAGCAGACGACCATCCTGATCGATCAGCAGGGCCCGGGCCAGAACCGCGGTGACTGAATCCACCTGGCTGAGACCGGCCGCATCCAGACCGGCGCGGCTCAGTCTGTCCTCCATTTTTGATGAAGTGATGGCGGGGATGGCGGGTGAACTGTAGAGAACCATGGAGGGTTCGCCCTGTTCACTGATAAAAAATCCGATCTGTTCGGTGGCCGATCCCAGGACCGGGGCTTTTCCCGTAGACCAGAATTCCCACAAACCGGCATGAGTCGGTTCGCCGGGTAAAAAGCGATTGGCGGGGACCGGGTGTACAGCCACCGGTTCGGGAACCGGCGCTTTTGTGCCACCGGCAAACCAGATCAGTCCGGCGGTTACCAGAACGGTGGCGGCGGCAGCCCAGCCCAGGGTAGTCCGGTTGCTTCCGGCGCGCTGTCTTCTTTCCAGTTTGTCGCTGATCTGGCTGTAGAGATAGGGGTTTTTCGGCAACCGCGAGGCCGGACCGTCCTTGACACCCAGACGGACCGTTTCAATAAAAGTCACGTAGTCCCGGCACGCACGGCAGGTTTCCAGATGAGCAGTCAGATCGGGGTCCGGCCGGGAACCCTGACCATCGGCCAGTGAGCCGAGACGCTCGGCATACGATTTACAGGGAATCATCTTCTTCATGATCGGCCGGTGACCAATAAGGTGCCAGAATGTCTTTCAGGGCCAGTCGTGCACGGTTCAGCCGTGATTTGACAGTCCCCAGTTCCAGATTTAGGACCTGAGCAATTTCCTCATAGGACAGGTCATCAAAATCGCGCAGGATGATAATGGTCCGGTGTTTTTCCGGCAGGCGCGAGAGGCCCCACTGGACCAGCTTTGTCCGTTCGCCGGCAATCACCGCCGAATCGGTTTTCAATTCGGGGTTGATCGGATCCAGTTCCATTTTTTCAAGGCTGAAAAACCGGCGGATCCGGCGTTTTCTGATTTCATCGCGGCAATGATTCACGGCAATGCGGTAAATCCAGGTTCCCAGATTCGACCGGTGTTCAAAGTGCCGGATGGAGGAATACACTTTAATAAAGATATCCTGAACCACATCATCGAGTGTATCGGGATCTGACAGAATGGAATAGACCAATCCCCGTACTTTTTCCTGGTATTGTTTCACCAGTCGCTGAAAAGCAAGGCGGTCGCCAGACTGACAGGCAATGGCCAGTTCGTAGTCCGGGGTGGCTGTCATGATCACCGGTGGTTCCAGTGCAGCCGCTCTCGTGTT from Bacteroidota bacterium includes these protein-coding regions:
- a CDS encoding LytR C-terminal domain-containing protein; the encoded protein is MTGPDDSIQNPTGNEPLLPEPPQSKSLMIIIGVLGSLSLIFIIMLIVNFSTQPPQPSDLDPEKIDPKLVIQIQVLNGNGVPKVTDQVVAFLRQQGFDVIDKGNYSSFNVAESVVIDRIGDKAAAKKLADGLGLPAARILTQVSWEYYADLTVVIGKDFKSLTPFNKK
- a CDS encoding sigma-70 family RNA polymerase sigma factor, which codes for MNSQETDEMSNTRAAALEPPVIMTATPDYELAIACQSGDRLAFQRLVKQYQEKVRGLVYSILSDPDTLDDVVQDIFIKVYSSIRHFEHRSNLGTWIYRIAVNHCRDEIRKRRIRRFFSLEKMELDPINPELKTDSAVIAGERTKLVQWGLSRLPEKHRTIIILRDFDDLSYEEIAQVLNLELGTVKSRLNRARLALKDILAPYWSPADHEEDDSL
- a CDS encoding arginine--tRNA ligase, producing the protein MKAFLSDLVTAALKKTGYAYQPGDVHFEVPNNPAHGDWSTNCAFTIAKREKKNPQLVAREMVAAMEIPSAELDQPEIAGPGFINFRLKPAFYFRQLNDLLQAGNAYGRHNVGAGKKAMVEFVSANPTGPLTIGHGRQAVLGDTLANLMQWIGYEVIREYYFNNAGRQMRVLGDSVRLRYLELLGETISFPDDYYQGEYIKDIAAGIIQDHGDSLRSSDDVTPFKDRAEKVIFEDIRNSCTRLGIGHDVYYNENSLYENGHVDSTLQRLRDKGVIYDKDGAVWFKTTDFGNEQDKVLVKSTGEPTYRLPDIAYHIQKFERGFDLVIDLFGSDHIATYPDVLLALKILGYDADRIRVLIHQFVTVTQGDEIIKMSTRKANFITLDWLTDEVGPDVVRFFFLMRSMGSHLNFDLELARKETDENPVFYLQYAHARISGIIRKAAEAGLHRWETGRELSPLGNADELDLIRLLLQFPDTVLMTATSGEPHRLITYLNDVATQFHKFYHSNYVIGVEPDLSDARLALCEATRIVLANGFRILGIQAPERM
- the rsfS gene encoding ribosome silencing factor yields the protein MIKTSKKQKRTDSVSVAHEFALKAATAALDKKAEDVKIIHLKGLTDITDFFVVCTAGSDPQVKAIADSVDASLTAAGWEPWHTEGYSNLKWVLLDYVDVVVHVFYKDARDFYGLDRLWADAPYERVEDTVSGIKITPSGSQS
- a CDS encoding cyclomaltodextrinase N-terminal domain-containing protein, with the translated sequence MKTTSLLFALLTATSLLANQPSVSRVEPLNWWVGMKWAPLQLLIHGKDLAGSEVTSSHPGLTVQKVHPADSPNYLFVDIGIADSLKPGTYQFKITKPGQKPVTIDYELWKRESPEKRYTGFNSEDVVYLITPDRFANGDPSNDQVEGLLEGVDRKDPFGRHGGDIQGIINNLDYMKELGVTAVWINPLVENRGKISYHGYAATDFYKIDPRYGTNDQYRQLVDEARKRDMKIIVDHVNNHIGIEHWWMNDLPFKDWIHGSKAGYLKPIHQKENLVDRYGDVQSRNVEQQGWFSPYMPDMNQRNPFMANYLIQNTIWWVEFAGLHGIREDTYPYAYLDYQSAWNQAMKREYPTLTIVGEVWIENPVYVSVFQGGNPLSPIDTHMESVTDFGFYGAAKRLVAYEKSPKPLYHALTQDFLYPEPNRLLTFLDNHDVERLMYQADKDVDKFLMALSVLFTVRGVPSIYYGTELGLYGGPDHGTIREDFPGGWKSDKRNAFSASGRTEQENRIFNYTQKLISLRKNHPALTKGKTVQYPPKGDLYWYLRESGNDRILVVVNTAFLSKELDLSMIKPDTAPFASLFDLMNGGEETLPGNMKIKIPGTSTRIYQLR